From one Pontibacillus sp. HMF3514 genomic stretch:
- a CDS encoding Stp1/IreP family PP2C-type Ser/Thr phosphatase, protein MYERKVQKACGDAGERVASVVIMEVGEIHPIVKLGILVESDVLWNVRKRRGETMNGYFLTDKGQVRSHNEDAGGIFFNQHDQFLAVVADGMGGHRAGDVASNIATTSIHKRWLEAEKIETPDDAEKWLNEQIQEINKEVFQHALENEECQGMGTTIVASIGTDEFVTVAHIGDSRCYLDNEFGFKQITEDHSLVNELVRTGQISTQDAEHHPRKNVLLKALGTEEETSVDVKTIGWTEDNKLLLCSDGLSNKMSDDELIEFVEEPLPLEQAAEKLIQFANERGGEDNISLVLVHYDEPMEEGAS, encoded by the coding sequence ATGTACGAAAGAAAAGTACAAAAAGCTTGCGGTGATGCAGGAGAACGTGTAGCCTCTGTGGTAATTATGGAAGTAGGAGAAATCCACCCTATAGTAAAGTTAGGAATACTTGTGGAAAGTGACGTGCTTTGGAACGTAAGAAAGAGACGAGGTGAAACCATGAATGGCTATTTTTTAACAGACAAAGGTCAAGTTCGTAGCCATAACGAAGATGCAGGGGGAATCTTTTTCAATCAACACGATCAGTTTTTAGCTGTTGTGGCTGATGGCATGGGTGGTCATCGGGCTGGTGATGTTGCAAGTAATATTGCAACAACTTCTATACATAAAAGATGGCTGGAAGCTGAAAAGATTGAAACTCCTGATGATGCAGAAAAATGGTTAAATGAGCAAATTCAGGAAATTAATAAAGAAGTATTCCAACATGCTTTAGAAAATGAAGAATGTCAGGGAATGGGGACGACTATCGTTGCTTCAATAGGAACGGATGAATTTGTTACCGTTGCCCATATTGGTGACAGTCGTTGTTATCTTGATAATGAATTTGGGTTCAAACAAATTACTGAAGACCATTCATTAGTAAATGAACTCGTTCGTACAGGGCAAATATCGACACAGGATGCAGAGCATCATCCTCGTAAAAATGTGTTATTGAAAGCTCTCGGAACAGAAGAAGAAACAAGTGTGGATGTTAAGACAATAGGATGGACAGAGGATAATAAGTTGTTACTTTGCTCGGACGGGCTATCTAATAAAATGTCAGACGATGAATTAATTGAATTTGTTGAAGAACCATTACCTCTTGAGCAAGCAGCTGAGAAGCTTATCCAATTCGCTAATGAACGAGGCGGAGAGGATAACATCTCATTAGTTCTTGTGCATTATGATGAGCCAATGGAAGAAGGTGCATCCTAA
- the pknB gene encoding Stk1 family PASTA domain-containing Ser/Thr kinase, whose product MLNGHLLNDRYEIRETIGGGGMANVYVARDTILNRDVAIKVLRLEYANDDEFIARFRREAHSATSLSHPNIVNIYDVGEEEHIYYMVMEYVDGMTLKQYIQTYGPLEVEESLEITKQITAAITHAHDNDIIHRDIKPQNILIDEHKQVKVTDFGIAMALSATSLTQTNSVLGSVHYLSPEQARGGMATKKSDIYSIGIVMFEMLTGRLPFSGQSAVSIALKHLQSETPSLKRWNPDIPQSVENVVLKATAKDPFHRYNDVHDMVEDLETALHPSRQNEEKFVIPVPEDEEVTKAIPVITNDMYKEDGAKDETIIHNTDHSALKKEKKEKKGFRWKPWLIGLLLFVVAAGIVGLFFLPKLLIPKDVQVEDVSGMEYADAYEKLSEQNLEVKRESIHSNDVKEGYVIKTDPSAGTTIKEGARVTIFSSLGKERVKFEDYVGQTFSQVKKLLEGKGYSVIKYTMNNPDVPKGEIIRQTEPAPGEMVIPENTTVIFEVSDGPKKVTLRDLTGKTLEEVYRVIGETNNISLKETKYEFSETVPEGEVIRQKPEPYAQVTPGTEVEVWVSKGMKEQPPVNKVVTFTVRVNENQDEDDKEKPKKHNVKIYIGDMNRDITEVAKKEKITENTQYNLNLTIPAGGEARYKVMLDDTVVKEEVVPYEEGENE is encoded by the coding sequence ATGCTCAATGGCCATTTACTGAATGATCGCTATGAGATTCGTGAAACTATTGGTGGCGGGGGCATGGCAAACGTTTATGTAGCGAGGGACACGATTCTGAATCGAGATGTAGCGATCAAAGTGTTACGTTTAGAATATGCAAACGATGATGAATTTATTGCTCGCTTTCGGCGCGAAGCCCATTCAGCTACTAGTTTATCACATCCGAATATCGTCAATATTTATGATGTTGGCGAAGAGGAACATATTTATTACATGGTGATGGAATATGTAGACGGGATGACCTTGAAACAATACATACAAACATATGGTCCACTTGAAGTTGAAGAATCATTGGAAATTACTAAACAGATTACTGCTGCTATTACACATGCACATGACAACGATATTATTCATCGGGACATTAAGCCACAAAACATCTTAATTGATGAACATAAACAAGTAAAAGTAACAGACTTCGGTATTGCAATGGCGCTAAGTGCTACATCTTTAACACAAACGAATTCTGTTCTAGGTTCCGTTCATTATTTGTCTCCTGAGCAAGCTCGTGGAGGTATGGCAACAAAGAAATCGGATATATACTCAATTGGTATTGTTATGTTTGAGATGCTTACAGGGAGATTGCCGTTTTCGGGTCAATCGGCTGTTTCTATTGCTTTAAAACACTTGCAAAGTGAAACCCCTTCATTAAAACGGTGGAATCCTGACATTCCTCAAAGCGTTGAGAATGTTGTATTAAAAGCAACAGCTAAGGATCCATTTCACCGATATAACGACGTCCATGACATGGTAGAAGACTTAGAAACAGCCCTTCATCCATCTCGTCAAAATGAAGAGAAGTTTGTTATACCTGTTCCAGAAGATGAGGAAGTTACAAAGGCAATTCCAGTGATAACAAACGATATGTATAAAGAAGATGGGGCTAAGGACGAGACCATCATTCATAATACAGATCATTCAGCCCTTAAGAAGGAAAAGAAAGAAAAGAAGGGCTTTCGATGGAAACCCTGGTTAATAGGCTTGCTTTTATTTGTTGTGGCAGCGGGTATTGTCGGGTTATTCTTCTTGCCAAAGTTACTAATTCCTAAAGATGTACAAGTTGAAGATGTATCAGGTATGGAATACGCAGATGCATATGAAAAACTCAGTGAGCAAAACCTTGAAGTTAAGCGTGAATCCATTCATTCCAACGACGTGAAGGAAGGTTATGTTATTAAAACAGATCCTTCAGCTGGTACTACGATAAAAGAAGGTGCAAGGGTCACGATCTTTTCAAGCTTAGGAAAAGAGAGAGTGAAATTTGAAGATTATGTGGGACAAACATTCTCACAAGTCAAGAAGCTACTTGAAGGCAAAGGATATTCAGTTATTAAATACACCATGAATAATCCGGATGTACCAAAGGGTGAAATTATTCGACAGACTGAGCCTGCCCCTGGGGAGATGGTCATTCCAGAGAATACAACAGTCATCTTTGAAGTGAGTGATGGTCCTAAGAAAGTCACTCTACGTGATTTAACAGGGAAAACTTTAGAAGAAGTATATAGAGTAATTGGAGAAACGAATAATATTTCTTTAAAAGAAACAAAGTATGAGTTTTCTGAAACAGTACCTGAAGGAGAGGTCATTCGACAGAAGCCTGAACCATATGCACAAGTTACACCTGGAACTGAAGTGGAAGTATGGGTTTCAAAAGGAATGAAAGAGCAACCTCCTGTAAATAAAGTTGTAACGTTTACGGTAAGAGTCAATGAAAATCAAGATGAAGATGATAAAGAAAAACCTAAGAAACACAATGTGAAAATCTATATAGGTGATATGAATCGAGACATCACTGAAGTTGCAAAGAAAGAAAAAATTACGGAGAACACACAATACAACTTAAACTTGACGATCCCAGCAGGAGGAGAAGCTCGTTATAAAGTGATGCTTGATGATACCGTTGTAAAAGAGGAAGTTGTACCATATGAAGAAGGTGAAAATGAGTAA
- the priA gene encoding primosomal protein N' gives MKIARVIVDVPTSQTNRLFDYRIPEHLESVVGRGMRVVIPFGPRKIMGFVIDVTGETKLDKLKDIVDVMDFTPVLTNELIDLGKWISETTLCLYITAFQAMLPQVLKAKYKKELWLLAEEEELNDELAKLFAGRAVISYEDLQESTVSYRQVQKGIQDGLLEVQYKVKGRETKKTETFIAPAVDVMKLEEAYEDLSKGAKKQRLILSYFLENTEEVHRRKLLEVLSTTTASLKPLIEKGLLEEVHKEVYRDPYQDREYERTTPFDLTEEQAGAIEPILQSIEHKEHHTFLLHGVTGSGKTEVYLQSIQKVIDKGKEAIVLVPEIALTPQMVERFKGRFGSKVAVLHSALSYGEKYDEWRKVQRKEVQVVVGARSAIFAPFENVGIIIIDEEHESSYKQEDYPRYHARDVAIKRGEHHHCPVVLGSATPTLESFARAKKDVYKLLSLKKRMNEQAMPEVEKVDMREELRAGNRSMFSHVLHEKILDRIQKGEQVVLFLNRRGYSTFVMCRDCGHVMECPHCDIALTYHRRSERLKCHYCSYEEAMPTICPSCESDSIRYFGTGTQKVEESLGQLIPEARIIRMDVDTTRRKGAHERLLTQFANQEADILLGTQMIAKGLDFANVTLVGVLAADALLHLPDFRSSEKTFQLLTQVSGRAGRHKLPGEVIVQSYTPEHYSIELASQYDYDAFFLKEMQMRKMFQYPPYYFLVLLTVSHPNQMYTMDITKQMGQYLRNHLSDNSIILGPTPSPLTRIKDRYRYQCMIKYRDEPSLLKIMNRLFQIHEDAIQNNDLQITIDFQPYQLM, from the coding sequence GTGAAGATAGCTCGTGTCATAGTTGATGTGCCAACAAGTCAAACAAACCGTCTTTTCGATTATCGTATCCCTGAACATCTGGAATCTGTTGTGGGACGAGGGATGCGGGTTGTGATTCCTTTTGGCCCTAGAAAAATTATGGGGTTTGTGATTGATGTGACGGGTGAGACCAAATTAGATAAATTGAAAGATATTGTCGATGTTATGGATTTCACCCCGGTCCTTACAAACGAACTCATTGATTTGGGTAAATGGATTTCTGAAACGACGCTATGTCTATACATAACTGCCTTTCAAGCCATGCTTCCTCAAGTACTTAAGGCAAAATATAAAAAAGAGTTGTGGCTACTTGCTGAAGAGGAAGAACTAAATGATGAACTAGCTAAGCTTTTCGCAGGAAGAGCGGTTATTTCTTATGAGGATTTACAAGAGTCTACTGTTTCTTATAGGCAGGTTCAAAAAGGAATTCAGGACGGTCTGTTAGAGGTTCAATACAAAGTTAAAGGTCGAGAAACCAAAAAGACGGAAACATTTATAGCCCCCGCTGTAGATGTTATGAAATTAGAAGAGGCTTATGAAGACCTTTCTAAAGGTGCTAAAAAGCAAAGGTTGATCCTTTCCTACTTTTTAGAGAATACAGAAGAAGTACACCGGAGAAAGCTATTAGAGGTTTTATCGACTACAACAGCTTCTCTAAAACCTTTAATAGAAAAAGGTCTTCTCGAAGAAGTTCATAAAGAGGTATACCGTGACCCATACCAAGATCGGGAGTATGAGCGAACAACACCATTTGATTTAACAGAAGAACAAGCGGGAGCCATTGAACCCATTTTACAATCGATTGAACATAAAGAACACCACACATTTCTATTACATGGTGTGACAGGTAGTGGTAAGACAGAGGTGTACTTACAATCCATTCAAAAGGTGATAGACAAAGGGAAAGAAGCGATTGTTCTTGTGCCTGAAATTGCTCTTACACCTCAAATGGTGGAAAGGTTTAAAGGTAGGTTTGGTTCTAAGGTTGCTGTGCTGCACAGTGCCCTTTCTTACGGTGAAAAATATGATGAGTGGCGTAAAGTACAACGAAAAGAAGTTCAAGTGGTTGTAGGAGCTCGTTCTGCCATTTTCGCTCCTTTTGAAAATGTCGGTATTATTATTATTGATGAAGAGCATGAATCGAGCTACAAACAAGAGGATTATCCTCGTTATCACGCAAGAGATGTGGCGATTAAAAGAGGGGAACACCACCATTGTCCTGTTGTACTAGGAAGTGCTACCCCTACATTAGAATCTTTCGCAAGAGCAAAGAAGGACGTCTATAAGCTCTTGAGCCTAAAGAAGCGTATGAATGAACAAGCGATGCCTGAAGTAGAGAAGGTTGATATGCGAGAAGAACTGCGTGCAGGCAATAGATCAATGTTTTCACATGTTCTACACGAAAAAATATTAGACCGCATCCAAAAAGGGGAACAAGTGGTCTTGTTTTTAAATAGACGTGGCTATTCGACATTTGTAATGTGTAGAGATTGTGGTCATGTTATGGAATGTCCGCATTGTGATATTGCTTTAACATATCATCGCCGAAGCGAACGGTTAAAATGTCACTATTGCTCTTATGAAGAAGCCATGCCTACCATTTGCCCTTCTTGTGAGAGTGATTCCATTCGTTATTTTGGTACGGGTACACAAAAGGTAGAAGAATCATTAGGACAGCTAATTCCTGAGGCAAGAATTATTCGGATGGATGTCGATACAACAAGAAGAAAAGGTGCCCATGAACGTTTGTTGACTCAATTTGCAAATCAGGAAGCAGATATATTACTTGGAACACAAATGATTGCAAAAGGGTTAGACTTTGCTAACGTCACATTAGTAGGGGTGTTAGCAGCCGATGCTTTACTGCATTTACCTGACTTCCGTTCATCTGAAAAAACGTTCCAGCTATTAACGCAAGTAAGTGGACGCGCGGGACGTCACAAGCTACCTGGTGAAGTTATTGTGCAAAGCTATACACCAGAACATTATAGCATTGAGCTCGCGAGCCAATATGATTATGACGCATTTTTCTTGAAAGAAATGCAAATGAGAAAGATGTTTCAATATCCACCTTATTATTTTTTAGTGCTTCTCACCGTATCTCATCCAAATCAGATGTACACGATGGATATTACGAAGCAGATGGGTCAGTATTTACGGAACCATTTATCGGACAACTCAATTATACTTGGCCCGACACCATCGCCTTTGACACGGATCAAGGATAGATATCGATATCAATGCATGATAAAATATAGAGATGAACCATCGTTGTTAAAAATTATGAATCGACTGTTTCAAATACATGAAGATGCTATACAAAACAATGATTTACAAATTACGATTGATTTTCAACCATACCAGCTAATGTAA
- the rsgA gene encoding ribosome small subunit-dependent GTPase A, whose translation MPIGKIIKSLSGFYYVQSEGSVYQCKGRGNFRKKKITLLVGDDVTFEMDQNEEGYILDVQSRKNELVRPPIANIDQAIIVASVVEPDFKPLLLDRFLVLIESMNIEPIIVLTKMDLLSEEGRTSIETYKKDYEALGYQVVVGSSKVEDSLHEVSSYLKGKVTVIAGQSGVGKSSMLNALKPQLDLETNDISKSLGRGKHTTRHVELIDMYGGLVADTPGFSSLEFQTLEYDELPDCFPEMRKYGEYCKFRGCLHKKEPKCAVKEAVQNGDIPEYRYEHYLQFLEEIQNRKPRY comes from the coding sequence ATGCCAATCGGTAAAATTATAAAATCGTTAAGCGGCTTTTATTATGTACAATCAGAAGGTTCTGTTTATCAATGTAAAGGAAGAGGGAACTTTCGTAAAAAGAAAATTACGCTTTTAGTTGGAGATGACGTTACATTTGAAATGGATCAAAACGAAGAGGGGTATATCCTTGATGTTCAGTCTAGGAAAAATGAACTCGTTCGACCACCAATAGCTAATATAGATCAGGCGATTATCGTAGCCTCTGTCGTAGAACCTGATTTCAAGCCACTTTTACTGGATCGTTTCTTAGTACTTATTGAATCTATGAACATTGAACCGATTATTGTTCTGACTAAAATGGATTTATTAAGTGAAGAAGGCCGAACTTCTATAGAAACATATAAGAAAGATTATGAGGCGCTTGGATATCAAGTAGTGGTAGGGTCATCGAAAGTGGAAGACAGCTTGCATGAAGTATCCTCTTATTTAAAGGGGAAAGTAACTGTCATAGCTGGTCAGTCAGGGGTAGGGAAATCTTCAATGCTAAATGCGTTAAAACCTCAATTAGACCTTGAAACGAATGATATCTCTAAAAGTCTTGGACGAGGAAAGCATACAACGCGTCATGTCGAGTTAATTGATATGTATGGAGGGCTTGTAGCTGATACTCCTGGTTTTAGTTCGTTAGAGTTTCAAACGCTTGAATATGATGAACTGCCTGACTGTTTTCCTGAGATGAGAAAGTACGGAGAGTATTGTAAGTTTCGTGGTTGCTTGCATAAAAAAGAGCCGAAGTGCGCTGTAAAAGAAGCTGTGCAAAATGGAGATATTCCGGAATACCGATATGAGCATTATCTACAATTTTTAGAGGAAATACAGAACAGAAAGCCGAGGTATTAA
- the coaBC gene encoding bifunctional phosphopantothenoylcysteine decarboxylase/phosphopantothenate--cysteine ligase CoaBC has product MLKGKNVLLGVSGGIAAYKACALTSKLVQAGANVTVVMTKSSQEFVTPLTFQALSRNPVYTDTFDEKIPEQIAHIDIADWADLIVLAPATANLLGKVANGIADDMLTTTLLASVAPVYVAPAMNVHMYAHQAVQDNLKRLESFGYRFIEPGDGYLACGYVGKGRLEEPETIVSVLEKSEESSSLLKGKRVLITAGPTHEEIDPVRFFTNHSSGKMGYAFAKQATLLGAEVILVSGPTNLDPPKGVNVIQVHSAHEMYERVLEHYEEQDIIIKAAAVADYKPKHTYDQKMKKKDGNLVIEMERTQDILKALGERKQHQFLVGFAAETQDPYLYGKQKLEKKNLDAIVVNNISSEGAGFGGDTNIVSYLNRQGEQKDYPLLSKDEVAYEILHRILDDLKDVQK; this is encoded by the coding sequence ATGCTTAAAGGAAAAAATGTATTACTAGGGGTGTCAGGTGGGATCGCGGCCTATAAAGCTTGTGCATTAACTAGTAAGCTTGTTCAGGCTGGTGCGAATGTAACTGTGGTGATGACAAAGAGTTCACAGGAGTTCGTAACCCCTCTAACCTTTCAAGCGCTATCACGAAATCCGGTCTATACGGATACATTTGATGAAAAGATACCTGAGCAAATCGCACACATTGATATTGCAGATTGGGCTGATTTAATTGTGTTAGCTCCTGCTACAGCAAATTTACTTGGTAAAGTTGCAAATGGTATCGCAGATGATATGCTAACGACAACATTACTGGCATCAGTTGCACCTGTATATGTAGCACCTGCTATGAATGTACATATGTATGCTCACCAGGCTGTACAGGATAACCTTAAACGACTAGAAAGCTTTGGGTATCGTTTTATTGAACCAGGTGATGGCTATCTAGCATGTGGATATGTTGGAAAAGGTCGATTAGAAGAGCCTGAAACTATTGTGAGTGTTTTAGAAAAGTCTGAGGAATCATCGTCTTTGTTAAAAGGTAAGCGTGTGCTGATTACAGCAGGACCTACTCATGAAGAAATCGATCCTGTGCGCTTTTTTACAAACCACTCTTCAGGGAAGATGGGCTATGCGTTCGCAAAACAAGCAACTTTATTAGGTGCAGAAGTTATTTTGGTCTCTGGACCGACAAACTTGGATCCTCCAAAAGGAGTTAACGTTATTCAAGTCCATTCAGCTCATGAAATGTATGAACGTGTTTTAGAACATTACGAAGAACAGGACATCATTATAAAAGCAGCAGCAGTTGCGGATTATAAACCAAAACATACTTATGATCAGAAGATGAAGAAAAAAGACGGAAACCTTGTGATTGAAATGGAGCGTACTCAGGATATTTTAAAAGCGCTTGGCGAAAGGAAACAACATCAGTTTTTAGTAGGTTTTGCTGCAGAAACGCAAGATCCTTATCTTTACGGAAAACAAAAGTTAGAAAAGAAAAATCTTGATGCCATCGTTGTAAACAATATTTCATCAGAAGGTGCAGGGTTTGGAGGCGATACAAATATCGTAAGCTATCTGAACAGACAGGGTGAACAAAAAGACTATCCACTTTTATCAAAGGACGAAGTAGCTTATGAAATTTTGCATCGTATATTGGATGATTTAAAGGATGTTCAGAAGTGA
- the rsmB gene encoding 16S rRNA (cytosine(967)-C(5))-methyltransferase RsmB, which produces MSNMALRNAALDILTRVGDGGGYSHLLINQAIEKRGLSNRDTSLLTEIVYGTIQRKHTLDFYITPFVQKKSKLKPWVLWLLYMSVYQMVYLERVPDHAVINEAVEISKKRGHKGIVSMVNGILRNVQRKGLPSLDSIEDPVERLAVETSHPLWLVKRWIEMYGMEETKSMCHQNLQRPTMSVRINPMKATRERVIDRLQQDGFDCEPSILSPQGILIFKGNIVNHALFQQGFVTIQDESSMLVGEMMDLKPDMKVLDACSAPGGKATHIAEKLNDTGEVFAYDLHEKKVKLVRNKAEQLGLENITAKQADGRNLPSMHEENTFDRILLDAPCSGLGVVRGKPDIKYSKTTDDILALSNIQGELLDAVSSLLKENGKLVYSTCTVDHEENEKRIQQFLEDHPEYEVDQAFFDELPEEAQDLPGITQWGLQLFPQDFDTDGFFLTRLKKKA; this is translated from the coding sequence ATGAGTAATATGGCATTACGAAATGCAGCATTGGATATTTTAACACGAGTTGGAGATGGAGGTGGGTATAGTCACCTCCTTATTAACCAAGCAATTGAAAAGAGAGGTCTAAGCAATCGTGACACTTCTTTGTTAACGGAAATTGTCTATGGGACCATCCAACGCAAACATACATTAGACTTTTATATTACACCCTTTGTTCAAAAGAAAAGTAAGCTAAAGCCATGGGTGCTTTGGCTTCTTTATATGTCAGTCTATCAAATGGTGTATCTCGAACGTGTGCCAGATCATGCTGTTATAAATGAAGCGGTTGAGATTTCAAAGAAACGTGGGCACAAAGGAATCGTGTCTATGGTGAATGGCATTTTGCGTAATGTTCAACGCAAAGGGCTTCCTTCACTTGATTCTATCGAAGATCCTGTAGAAAGATTAGCTGTGGAAACGAGTCATCCATTATGGCTTGTGAAACGTTGGATTGAGATGTATGGCATGGAAGAAACGAAGAGCATGTGTCATCAAAACTTGCAACGTCCAACGATGAGTGTTCGTATAAACCCTATGAAAGCAACAAGAGAAAGGGTTATCGATCGCTTACAGCAAGATGGCTTCGATTGTGAACCATCAATATTATCTCCTCAAGGAATTCTTATTTTTAAAGGGAATATCGTCAATCATGCTTTATTTCAACAAGGTTTTGTTACAATTCAGGATGAGAGTTCTATGCTCGTTGGCGAAATGATGGATTTGAAACCTGATATGAAAGTATTAGATGCTTGTTCAGCACCAGGTGGTAAGGCTACTCATATTGCTGAAAAGCTAAACGATACGGGTGAAGTGTTTGCTTATGATCTTCATGAGAAGAAAGTAAAGCTTGTTCGAAATAAAGCAGAACAACTTGGGCTTGAAAACATTACAGCTAAACAGGCTGACGGTCGTAACTTACCTTCCATGCATGAAGAAAACACTTTTGACCGCATTTTACTGGATGCACCTTGCTCTGGACTTGGGGTTGTCCGTGGTAAACCTGATATTAAATACTCTAAAACAACAGATGATATTTTAGCTCTATCTAACATACAGGGAGAACTGCTAGATGCTGTGAGTTCATTGCTAAAAGAAAATGGGAAATTGGTTTATAGTACGTGTACAGTTGACCATGAAGAAAATGAAAAGCGTATCCAACAATTTCTGGAGGACCATCCTGAGTATGAGGTGGATCAAGCATTTTTCGATGAACTTCCTGAAGAAGCTCAAGATTTACCGGGCATTACGCAATGGGGATTGCAATTATTCCCTCAGGATTTTGATACAGACGGTTTCTTTTTAACTAGATTGAAGAAAAAGGCATAA
- the fmt gene encoding methionyl-tRNA formyltransferase, whose product MKRIVFMGTPDFAVPVLQRVIKDGYHVVAVVTQPDRPKGRKRELTPPPVKVEAKHHDIPVLQPEKIKHEYEDVLAYEPDLIITAAFGQILPKDLLDGPEYGCINVHASLLPELRGGAPIHYSILQGKKETGISIMYMVEALDAGDVLSQKSVEIEDQDHVGTLHDKLAAAGAELLSETLPSLLNGEIEPVKQDESKVTFASNIKREQEEIDWSKDAWTNYNHIRGLHPWPVAFTKWNGKPMKVWWGQKIDENFDGRPGEVVRIYEDGFVVLCGDHKGIKITDLQPSGKKRMDAGSFLRGAGQALYLGEMLGEDDE is encoded by the coding sequence ATGAAACGCATCGTGTTTATGGGTACGCCGGATTTTGCCGTACCTGTTCTTCAAAGAGTAATTAAAGATGGCTATCATGTTGTAGCCGTTGTTACACAGCCGGATCGACCAAAAGGAAGAAAACGAGAGCTGACACCTCCACCAGTAAAAGTAGAAGCGAAGCATCATGATATTCCTGTATTACAACCAGAAAAGATCAAACATGAATATGAGGACGTATTAGCATATGAGCCTGATTTAATCATAACTGCTGCTTTTGGACAAATTTTGCCGAAAGACCTATTAGATGGACCAGAGTATGGATGTATTAACGTCCACGCTTCCTTATTACCAGAATTAAGAGGCGGCGCTCCGATCCATTATTCTATTTTACAAGGGAAGAAGGAAACAGGCATCTCAATCATGTATATGGTTGAAGCTTTAGATGCAGGTGATGTTCTGTCTCAGAAATCTGTTGAAATAGAAGATCAAGACCATGTTGGAACCCTTCATGATAAGCTGGCAGCAGCAGGTGCAGAGCTTCTAAGTGAAACGTTACCTTCACTTCTGAACGGTGAAATTGAGCCTGTTAAACAAGACGAATCCAAGGTGACGTTTGCTTCCAATATTAAACGTGAGCAAGAGGAAATTGATTGGTCTAAAGATGCTTGGACGAACTACAATCATATTCGTGGCCTTCACCCATGGCCTGTTGCCTTCACGAAATGGAATGGTAAGCCTATGAAAGTTTGGTGGGGACAAAAGATTGATGAGAACTTTGATGGTAGACCAGGTGAGGTTGTCCGTATCTATGAAGATGGGTTTGTTGTGCTTTGTGGTGATCACAAAGGCATAAAAATTACGGATTTACAACCTTCAGGTAAGAAACGTATGGACGCTGGTTCCTTTTTAAGAGGAGCTGGACAAGCCCTTTACCTTGGTGAAATGTTAGGAGAAGACGATGAGTAA
- the rpe gene encoding ribulose-phosphate 3-epimerase, producing MTKIAPSILSADFSKLGEEIKDVERGGSDYIHVDVMDGHFVPNITIGPLIVESIRPITDLPLDVHLMIENPDQYIEQFAKAGSDIITVHQEACPHLHRTIQLIKSYGVKAGVVINPATPAELIKPILADVDLVLLMTVNPGFGGQSFIDSVVPKIEQVSSWRKELGLSFEIEIDGGVKKGTAKRCIDAGADVLVAGSAVFKQEDRGKAIQDILNDK from the coding sequence ATGACAAAGATTGCACCATCAATTCTTTCCGCGGACTTTTCCAAACTAGGTGAAGAAATAAAGGATGTTGAACGAGGCGGTAGTGATTATATTCATGTAGATGTCATGGATGGCCACTTTGTACCTAACATTACAATTGGACCTCTTATTGTCGAATCGATCCGTCCGATAACCGATTTACCTTTAGACGTCCATTTGATGATTGAAAATCCAGATCAATATATTGAACAGTTTGCTAAAGCAGGATCAGATATTATAACAGTCCATCAAGAGGCGTGTCCTCACTTGCATAGAACGATTCAGTTGATAAAGAGCTACGGTGTGAAGGCTGGAGTCGTGATTAATCCTGCTACACCAGCTGAGCTTATTAAACCTATTTTGGCTGATGTAGATCTTGTTCTTCTAATGACTGTAAACCCTGGTTTTGGTGGACAATCCTTTATTGATTCAGTTGTTCCGAAAATTGAACAGGTCTCTTCTTGGCGTAAAGAACTCGGACTCTCCTTTGAAATTGAAATCGACGGAGGAGTTAAAAAAGGTACAGCGAAAAGATGTATCGATGCAGGTGCTGATGTACTTGTAGCAGGTAGTGCTGTATTTAAACAAGAAGATCGCGGAAAGGCTATTCAAGATATTTTAAATGATAAGTAA